Sequence from the Sanguibacter keddieii DSM 10542 genome:
GCGCCGGCTCCGAAGAGCTTCGCAGTGGTGTCTGTGCCTCCCTGTCGGGCTGACGTCCAGAACATTACGGGGGTGCGAACAGGAGCGTCAAGCCCGCGACCGGTGACCGCCATCACTGCCGTCCCCGTCCCCCAGACGCAGTCCGGCCCCCGTCCGTCAGGACGAGGGCCGGGCTGCGCCGACGACGGCGCGCGGGCTCGGGTCAGGCCTTGGCCGTCACGACCCCGAGCGTCTTCTTGCCCCGGCGCAGCACGGCGGCCCGTCCCTGCAGCAGGTCCGCGGCAGCGAGGGTCGCGTCGTCACCGACGACCTTGACGTTGTTGACGTAGACACCACCCTCGGCGACGGCGCGACGGGCAGCACCCTTCGACGCGACGAGCTGCGTCTCGACGAGCAGGTCGACGACGAGGTCGCCCGGCGCCCCCTCAGCAGAGGGCAGCCCCGCGACGGCCGCGACGAGCGTCGCCTCGTCGAGGGCCGACAGCTCCCCCCGCCCGAAGAGCGCCTGGCTCGCGGCGACAGCAGCCTCGGTCGCCCTGGCTCCGTGGACCAGCGACGTCACGTCGCCGGCCAGCGCGCGCTGCGCCTCGCGAGCAGCCGGACGCTCTGCCACGGCGACGGCGAGCTCGTCGATCTCCTCGGCCGAGCGGAACGTGAAGATCTTCAAGAACCGCACGACGTCGGCGTCGTCCGCGTTGAGCCAGAACTGGTAGAAGGCGTACGGGCTCATCATCTCGGGGTCGAGCCACACGGCTCCCCCCTCGGACTTGCCGAACTTGGTGCCGTCGGCCTTGGTGATGAGCGGCGTCGTGAGCGCGTGCACGGAGCGCTGCTCCGACTTGCGGACGAGCTCGACCCCGGACAGGAGGTTGCCCCACTGGTCGTTGCCGCCGGTCTGCAGCGTGCACCCGTGACGACGGTTGAGCTCCAGGTAGTCGATCCCCTGGAGGATCTGGTAGCTGAACTCCGTGAAGGACAGCCCCTCGCTGCTCTCGAGCCGGCGTGCGACGGTGTCCTTGGCGAGCATCGTGCCCATGCGGTAGTGCTTGCCGATGTCACGCAGGAAGTCGATCGCGGTGAGCTCACCGGTCCAGTCGAGGTTGTTGACCATCTGCGCGGGGTTGTCGCCGTCGAAGTCGAGGAACCGCGAGATCTGGGAGCGCAGGCGCTCCACCCACTCGCCCACCACCTCACGGGAGTTGAGCACCCGCTCCCCCGACATGCGCGGGTCGCCGATCAGCCCGGTCGCCCCACCCACCAGGGCGATCGGCCGGTGCCCGGCGAGCTGGAGGTGACGCAGCAGCACCAGCTGCACGAGGTGGCCGTGGTGCAGGCTCGGCGCAGTCGGGTCGAAGCCGCAGTAGTACGTGACCGGGCCGCCGTCGAGCGCTTCGCGGAGCGCGTCCATGTCGGTGGTCTGGCTGATCAGCCCACGCCAGGTGAGCTCATCGAGAACGTTGGTCACTGCTGCTCCTCGTCTAGGGGTTGGCCCGACCATTCTGCCCTCTTCAGCGTCGGCGCGGGGACACCGCCCGGTAGGCAGAGACCGTCGGCTCGTCGGCGAGCCAGAGCCGCCAGGGGAAGAGGGCTCCGTCTCCCCCAGCCCCGCTCACCCCGACGCGGGGACCCCGGCGGACCTCACCGTCCGCCGGCCCCGCGCCGGGCACCCGGAGCTCCAGGCCCCCTGCGGCGTCGAGCAGGTCGGTGCCGTCGTGGTCGACGCCTGCCCCGAGGGCGACCGTGAGCCGGGCCGGACCTCGAGCCAGGTCACGCTCCTGCCGGACGACGCCGCGCTCTGTCCGTCGGGCGAGGGCGAGCTCGCCGCCGCTGACCACCTCAGCGCCGCGCAGCAGCACCGC
This genomic interval carries:
- the tyrS gene encoding tyrosine--tRNA ligase produces the protein MTNVLDELTWRGLISQTTDMDALREALDGGPVTYYCGFDPTAPSLHHGHLVQLVLLRHLQLAGHRPIALVGGATGLIGDPRMSGERVLNSREVVGEWVERLRSQISRFLDFDGDNPAQMVNNLDWTGELTAIDFLRDIGKHYRMGTMLAKDTVARRLESSEGLSFTEFSYQILQGIDYLELNRRHGCTLQTGGNDQWGNLLSGVELVRKSEQRSVHALTTPLITKADGTKFGKSEGGAVWLDPEMMSPYAFYQFWLNADDADVVRFLKIFTFRSAEEIDELAVAVAERPAAREAQRALAGDVTSLVHGARATEAAVAASQALFGRGELSALDEATLVAAVAGLPSAEGAPGDLVVDLLVETQLVASKGAARRAVAEGGVYVNNVKVVGDDATLAAADLLQGRAAVLRRGKKTLGVVTAKA
- a CDS encoding DNA-3-methyladenine glycosylase → MNQPATPAGPLPDRAWFERPVLDVAADLLGTHLTHRTPEGTVTLRLTEVEAYGGADDPGSHAARGVTVRNRSMALAGGHLYAYRHLGLHTCLNVVTGPEGEPAAVLLRGAEVVSGGELALARRTERGVVRQERDLARGPARLTVALGAGVDHDGTDLLDAAGGLELRVPGAGPADGEVRRGPRVGVSGAGGDGALFPWRLWLADEPTVSAYRAVSPRRR